In the Candidatus Zixiibacteriota bacterium genome, one interval contains:
- a CDS encoding menaquinol oxidoreductase, whose translation MAAISALLILAVLIVVSMVGTGMADLDFLFGVVFPYAAILIFLVGFIYRIIRWAQSPVPFKITTTCGQQKSLDWIKDSPFEAPHSKLAVIGRMLMEILFFRSLFRNTKVDLKKDGPRVVYGGSKWLWLAGLAFHWSFLIILLRHYRFFADPVPFFVSGIESLDSFFQIGLPLFYITDAIILIALTYLFLRRVADPKMRFISLGSDYFALFLLLAIGVTGVLMRYTPMRVDIISIKELAMGLVSLKPVVPADIGSIFYIHLFLVSVLFAYFPFSKLMHMGGVFMSPTRNMANDNRVKRHVNPWDYPVKTHTYEEWEDEFRELMRAAGMPLEKEK comes from the coding sequence ATGGCAGCCATTTCTGCGCTGTTAATTCTGGCAGTCCTGATAGTCGTGTCGATGGTTGGCACCGGCATGGCAGATTTGGACTTCCTGTTCGGTGTGGTCTTCCCGTATGCGGCGATCTTGATCTTTCTGGTCGGATTCATATACCGCATAATTCGCTGGGCGCAGTCGCCTGTGCCGTTTAAGATCACCACCACCTGCGGACAGCAAAAATCCCTTGACTGGATCAAGGACTCGCCTTTCGAGGCGCCTCACAGCAAGCTGGCCGTGATTGGCCGGATGCTGATGGAGATCCTGTTTTTCCGGTCGCTGTTTCGCAACACCAAGGTCGACTTGAAAAAAGACGGCCCCCGGGTTGTCTATGGCGGTTCCAAGTGGCTCTGGCTGGCGGGATTGGCATTTCACTGGTCGTTTCTGATCATCCTCTTGCGTCATTACCGTTTCTTCGCCGACCCGGTGCCGTTTTTCGTCAGCGGTATAGAATCGCTCGACAGTTTCTTCCAGATCGGCCTGCCGTTGTTCTATATCACTGATGCCATCATCCTGATCGCACTCACATACCTGTTTTTAAGACGGGTGGCTGATCCCAAGATGCGCTTCATCAGCCTCGGTTCGGACTATTTCGCCCTGTTTTTGCTGTTGGCGATCGGGGTGACCGGGGTGCTGATGCGTTATACGCCGATGCGGGTCGATATCATCTCGATCAAGGAGCTGGCCATGGGGCTGGTGAGTCTCAAGCCAGTGGTACCAGCCGATATCGGATCGATCTTTTACATCCATCTCTTTCTGGTGAGCGTGTTGTTTGCGTATTTCCCATTCTCGAAATTGATGCATATGGGCGGCGTGTTCATGTCCCCGACTCGCAATATGGCTAACGACAACCGGGTCAAGCGACATGTCAACCCATGGGATTACCCGGTCAAAACTCATACTTATGAGGAATGGGAAGATGAGTTCAGAGAACTGATGAGAGCGGCTGGAATGCCGTTGGAGAAGGAAAAGTAA
- the tusE gene encoding TusE/DsrC/DsvC family sulfur relay protein yields the protein MPIFEHGELKIAVDEDGFMENPEEWNEDIAKALASTEDVGEMTEEHWKLVNYLRDYYLKFGIAPMIRKLCKETGFPLKKVYELFPSGPAKGACKVAGLAKPTGCV from the coding sequence ATGCCAATCTTTGAACATGGCGAACTCAAGATCGCAGTCGATGAAGACGGCTTCATGGAAAATCCGGAAGAATGGAACGAGGACATTGCCAAGGCCCTCGCGTCCACTGAGGATGTTGGCGAAATGACCGAGGAACACTGGAAACTGGTTAACTACCTGCGCGATTATTATCTCAAGTTCGGAATCGCTCCGATGATCCGCAAGCTCTGTAAGGAAACCGGTTTTCCGCTCAAGAAAGTCTATGAGTTGTTCCCCTCCGGCCCGGCCAAGGGCGCCTGTAAAGTGGCTGGCCTGGCCAAGCCGACCGGCTGTGTCTGA
- a CDS encoding FAD-dependent oxidoreductase has product MAVLKKKKKKKKGLGGLGSRSGGSKEQSSRRPQQVEKTAPCMAACPNKTNIRKIITTISMMEKKQKPKEEAYAEAWQTLVEKNPFPSVCGRVCPHPCEAECNRKEKDSPVAINNIERFIGDYAMEHNLPLPKEAEETRSEKVAVIGAGPAGLSCAYQLARRGYPVTVYEAFPKAGGMLRYGIPDYRLPQDVLDAEIKRLEEMGIEIKTNTVIGKDIDYHDLQNEYKAIFVGIGAHKGYSLGIDGEDAENVWTGTEFLNRINRGETIDVGDKVYVIGGGDTAIDAARVCRRLGAEVTILYRRTRNEMPAIEEEIVGAEEEGVNFEFLAAPLSITKEGDKAVKMNCQRMELGEPDSSGRRRPVPIPNDEFEVELTCLIPAISQEPGFDGLEDLKAGPKDWIKADDDFKTDKENIYAGGDVLNLGLVTIAIYQGRIAAYKIHEEVTGEKIDVDDNVEHDVIKSDKMLLSYYEEKLRHEGQKIPPSERLKTMEEEILKTLSEEEFLEETQRCMSCGSCFECGQCWSYCQDSAIIKPLTPDQTYTFKLDFCKGCDKCAENCPCGYIEMH; this is encoded by the coding sequence ATGGCAGTTCTCAAGAAGAAAAAGAAAAAGAAAAAAGGTCTGGGAGGCCTTGGATCGCGTTCGGGTGGTTCCAAGGAACAATCCTCGCGAAGACCGCAACAAGTGGAAAAGACTGCCCCCTGTATGGCGGCCTGTCCCAACAAGACAAATATTCGCAAGATCATCACCACTATTTCGATGATGGAGAAGAAGCAGAAGCCCAAAGAAGAGGCTTATGCTGAGGCCTGGCAGACCCTGGTTGAAAAGAATCCCTTCCCGTCGGTTTGCGGGCGTGTCTGCCCCCATCCCTGCGAGGCCGAGTGCAATCGCAAGGAAAAGGATTCTCCGGTGGCGATCAATAATATCGAACGGTTTATCGGCGATTATGCCATGGAGCACAATCTTCCGCTTCCGAAGGAAGCCGAAGAGACCCGTTCCGAAAAGGTGGCCGTTATCGGCGCCGGTCCCGCCGGCCTTTCCTGTGCCTATCAGCTTGCCCGCCGGGGCTACCCGGTGACTGTATATGAGGCTTTCCCGAAAGCGGGTGGTATGCTTCGCTATGGTATCCCGGATTATCGTCTGCCCCAGGATGTGCTGGATGCTGAAATCAAGCGCCTGGAAGAGATGGGAATCGAAATCAAGACCAATACCGTGATCGGTAAAGATATCGATTACCACGATCTGCAGAACGAGTACAAGGCGATTTTCGTAGGAATCGGCGCTCATAAGGGTTACAGCCTCGGGATCGACGGTGAGGATGCCGAGAATGTCTGGACCGGTACTGAATTTCTGAACCGGATCAATCGTGGTGAGACGATTGATGTCGGTGATAAGGTGTATGTCATCGGCGGTGGCGATACCGCTATCGATGCCGCGCGTGTCTGCCGACGTCTGGGGGCCGAGGTCACAATTCTCTACCGCCGGACCCGTAACGAGATGCCGGCCATCGAGGAAGAGATCGTCGGCGCTGAAGAGGAAGGTGTCAATTTCGAATTTCTGGCGGCTCCGCTTTCTATTACCAAGGAAGGCGACAAGGCGGTTAAGATGAACTGTCAGCGGATGGAACTGGGTGAGCCGGATTCTTCCGGTCGTCGTCGCCCGGTGCCGATCCCGAATGACGAATTCGAAGTCGAACTGACCTGCCTGATTCCGGCTATCAGCCAGGAACCTGGTTTCGATGGTCTCGAGGACCTCAAAGCCGGTCCGAAAGACTGGATCAAGGCTGATGATGATTTCAAGACCGACAAGGAAAATATCTATGCCGGTGGCGATGTGCTCAATTTGGGCCTGGTGACGATCGCGATTTACCAGGGACGAATTGCCGCCTACAAGATCCATGAAGAAGTCACTGGCGAGAAGATCGATGTCGATGACAATGTCGAGCACGATGTGATCAAGAGCGACAAGATGCTTTTGAGCTATTACGAGGAAAAACTGCGCCATGAAGGCCAGAAGATTCCGCCTTCCGAACGGCTCAAGACGATGGAAGAAGAGATTCTCAAGACGTTGTCGGAAGAGGAGTTTTTGGAAGAGACCCAGCGTTGCATGAGCTGCGGTTCCTGTTTCGAATGCGGTCAGTGCTGGAGCTATTGTCAGGACAGCGCGATTATCAAACCGTTGACTCCGGATCAGACATATACATTCAAGCTCGATTTCTGCAAGGGATGCGACAAGTGCGCGGAAAACTGCCCCTGCGGTTATATCGAGATGCATTAA